The Thermus caldifontis genome includes a region encoding these proteins:
- the glmS gene encoding glutamine--fructose-6-phosphate transaminase (isomerizing), whose amino-acid sequence MCGIVGYIGFRNATDVLLDGLRRLEYRGYDSAGVAVRTPEGLRVAKRSGKLSALAEALKEERLEGPLGIGHTRWATHGAPTDPNAHPHTTEDGRIAVIHNGIIENYLELKEALKMRGHRFASETDSEVLAHLIEEKYQGDLFQALKEALKEVRGAYAVVAVHEDHEEMVAARTVSPLVIGLGEGENFLASDVPALLPYTRRVIFLHDGDLARITREGVEIRDLGGNLLTREVVEIDWTLEAAEKGGFPHYMLKEIYEQPWVLENTLGGRLREEEGDVELGLGLDPKAIERIHVIACGTAAYAGWYGKYLLEALARIPTEWDVASEYRYRDPVVDSKTLAIAISQSGETIDTLEGLREAKAKGARTLGVINAKGSSLTREVEDVLYIHAGPEIGVASTKAYTAMLAAMAMLAVHFGRRRGTLSKEEAQRLLKEMRKLPRLVEEVLEKRPLIAHLAEKYHQAQDFLFLGRHVQAPTAYEGALKLKEISYIHAEAYPAGEMKHGPIALIDEHLPVVVLATQGPLYEKTLSNIQEVRARGGKVIAIASEGDEEIRKLAQDVLYVPEIHPLLAPMVSVVPLQLLAYEIAILLGRDVDQPRNLAKSVTVE is encoded by the coding sequence ATGTGCGGAATCGTGGGGTATATCGGTTTTCGGAACGCTACAGATGTGCTCTTGGACGGGCTTAGAAGGCTGGAATACCGGGGGTACGACTCGGCTGGGGTGGCGGTAAGGACCCCGGAAGGGCTGAGGGTGGCCAAGCGCTCGGGGAAGCTTTCCGCCCTGGCAGAAGCCCTTAAAGAAGAACGCCTGGAGGGACCTTTGGGCATCGGCCACACCCGCTGGGCCACCCATGGGGCCCCCACCGATCCCAACGCCCACCCCCACACCACGGAGGATGGCCGGATCGCCGTGATCCACAACGGGATCATTGAGAACTACCTGGAGCTCAAGGAAGCTCTAAAAATGCGGGGGCACCGCTTCGCCTCGGAAACCGACAGCGAGGTCCTGGCGCATCTTATAGAGGAGAAGTACCAAGGGGACCTTTTCCAGGCCCTGAAGGAGGCCCTAAAGGAGGTGCGGGGCGCCTATGCGGTGGTGGCGGTGCACGAGGACCATGAGGAGATGGTGGCCGCCCGCACGGTGAGCCCCCTGGTGATCGGCCTGGGGGAGGGGGAAAACTTCCTGGCCTCGGATGTGCCCGCCCTCCTTCCCTACACCCGCCGGGTGATCTTCCTCCACGACGGGGACCTGGCCCGGATCACCCGGGAAGGGGTGGAGATCAGGGATCTAGGGGGGAATCTCCTGACCCGCGAGGTGGTGGAGATTGACTGGACCCTCGAGGCCGCCGAGAAGGGGGGCTTCCCCCACTACATGCTGAAGGAGATCTACGAGCAACCTTGGGTCTTGGAAAACACCCTGGGAGGGCGCCTAAGGGAGGAGGAAGGGGATGTGGAGCTGGGCCTTGGCCTGGACCCCAAGGCCATAGAACGCATCCACGTGATCGCCTGCGGCACCGCCGCCTACGCCGGCTGGTACGGCAAGTACCTCTTGGAGGCCTTAGCCCGCATCCCCACGGAGTGGGACGTGGCCAGCGAGTACCGCTACCGGGACCCCGTGGTGGATTCTAAGACCTTGGCCATCGCCATCAGCCAATCGGGGGAGACCATCGACACCCTGGAGGGCCTCAGGGAGGCCAAGGCCAAGGGGGCGAGGACCCTGGGGGTGATCAACGCCAAGGGCTCCAGCCTCACCCGGGAGGTGGAGGACGTCCTCTACATCCACGCGGGCCCCGAGATCGGGGTGGCCTCCACCAAGGCCTACACGGCCATGCTGGCCGCCATGGCCATGCTGGCGGTCCACTTTGGCCGAAGAAGAGGGACCCTGAGTAAGGAAGAAGCCCAGCGCCTCCTTAAGGAGATGCGCAAGCTCCCCCGGTTGGTGGAGGAGGTCCTGGAAAAGCGCCCCCTCATCGCCCATCTGGCGGAGAAGTACCACCAGGCCCAGGACTTCCTCTTCCTGGGCCGGCACGTGCAGGCCCCCACCGCCTATGAGGGGGCCTTGAAGCTCAAAGAGATTAGCTACATCCACGCGGAGGCCTACCCCGCCGGAGAGATGAAGCACGGGCCCATCGCCCTTATCGACGAACATCTGCCCGTGGTGGTCCTGGCCACCCAGGGGCCCCTTTACGAGAAAACCCTTTCCAACATCCAGGAGGTGCGGGCCCGGGGCGGCAAGGTGATCGCCATCGCCAGCGAAGGAGACGAAGAGATTCGGAAGCTGGCCCAGGACGTGCTCTATGTGCCCGAGATCCATCCGCTTCTGGCCCCCATGGTGAGCGTGGTGCCCCTCCAGCTTCTGGCCTACGAGATCGCCATCCTCCTGGGTCGGGACGTGGACCAGCCCCGGAACCTGGCCAAGAGCGTTACCGTGGAGTAG
- a CDS encoding S-layer homology domain-containing protein, whose amino-acid sequence MKKRLVMLLAGLLTVLSMGFGLAQFSDVPAGHWAKEAVEALAAKGIIVGFPDGTYRGNETLTRYQAALIIYRLLQQIEEELKAKGESPTMEAMAPEDLEALKNAVQELAAELAALGVRVSALEDSAATKEDIARLEAMIEELKAMPMPEPGMDAAALQDLADRVEAASIAADTALAQAQQLAEQLEALAQDVEGVKGDLAALGTQVEANAQAIQALNELAVLLNQDVLALQDRVTALEKGLGELQGVDFEQFATKEDVAAVQEFAAALRSDLVGLSEKVSKLEGTVGDLSGKVSKLERNAFTISGSLSLSYGAFAGSGTQFDIDRVFSSNFSTGDGNGNGLVVDEVDLGKNAEGETAAKLSLTLKTNALDAKSSPGGYNVYPGLVGFSLTGSISNPVKDTTYPPLDVTVDAVSTTLAVAKDQSLSFTFGRTVKTKFSEYVFDNDGVSYGHGLVATYKPGILGATLTGVYASKLGANGDNLYARGVGLALSPVQGFSLKGAVVQQGGDILGGGVGATTVYGVGADLALGPVALSGEYFSSDAAANANGYYVKAKAELGPVAVEGNYRSIGADVTPANMLSYDALPGNAANAAPFHADQQGYGARATLSLGAISLGGFYDTYTGTGARTAYGAEAGLKLFAGFSLSGYYRVADAGNDGTPDDSADKETAATSNYASSGSDYTQYGAKLSHDGKAEDALIKGLNLTATYDVRPQFVPGAKTDIAAYGDFSLSLGILKATLLGRYHSQDVSGAPASSYTTVKYGVKAETEALAIPLKPSLFGEYAARTTTGGTANNAETKYALGLKLNEFLFPNSSFEAKYGSYAATNVSAILVGNAENAWDPSVDFLYDKNVNVAGVNGSVTGFYLSWSYWDLVLSYADFVVDNNGSPEHGRGFKISYTVKF is encoded by the coding sequence ATGAAGAAAAGGCTAGTCATGCTACTGGCGGGGCTTTTGACCGTGCTCTCTATGGGCTTCGGTCTGGCCCAGTTCTCCGACGTGCCCGCCGGCCACTGGGCCAAGGAGGCGGTGGAGGCCCTGGCGGCCAAGGGGATCATCGTAGGTTTCCCCGATGGCACCTACCGGGGCAACGAAACCCTCACCCGTTACCAGGCGGCCCTCATCATCTACCGCCTCTTGCAGCAGATCGAGGAGGAGCTGAAGGCCAAGGGTGAGTCCCCCACCATGGAGGCCATGGCTCCTGAGGACCTCGAGGCCCTGAAGAACGCCGTGCAGGAGCTGGCCGCTGAGCTGGCCGCCTTGGGGGTGCGGGTCTCGGCCCTGGAGGACAGCGCCGCCACCAAGGAGGACATCGCCCGCCTCGAGGCCATGATTGAGGAGCTCAAGGCCATGCCCATGCCCGAGCCCGGCATGGACGCCGCTGCCCTCCAGGATCTGGCCGACCGGGTGGAGGCCGCCTCCATCGCCGCCGACACCGCCTTGGCCCAGGCCCAGCAGCTGGCCGAGCAGCTGGAGGCCTTGGCCCAGGATGTGGAGGGGGTGAAGGGCGACCTGGCGGCCCTGGGCACCCAGGTGGAGGCCAACGCCCAGGCCATCCAGGCCCTGAACGAGCTCGCCGTCCTCCTCAACCAGGATGTCCTGGCCCTGCAGGACCGGGTTACCGCGCTGGAGAAGGGCTTAGGGGAGCTTCAGGGCGTGGACTTTGAGCAGTTCGCCACCAAGGAGGACGTGGCCGCGGTGCAGGAGTTCGCCGCCGCCCTCCGCTCCGACCTGGTGGGCCTCTCCGAGAAGGTGTCCAAGCTGGAGGGCACCGTGGGTGATCTCTCCGGCAAGGTGTCCAAGCTGGAGCGGAACGCCTTCACCATCAGCGGCAGCCTGAGCTTGAGCTATGGGGCCTTCGCTGGTTCTGGCACCCAGTTTGATATTGACCGGGTCTTCTCTTCCAACTTCTCCACAGGTGACGGCAATGGCAACGGGCTCGTGGTGGATGAAGTGGACCTTGGAAAGAATGCTGAGGGCGAAACCGCAGCCAAGCTTAGCCTAACCCTCAAGACCAACGCCCTGGACGCCAAGTCCAGCCCTGGTGGGTACAACGTCTATCCAGGGCTTGTGGGCTTCAGCCTGACAGGTTCCATTAGCAACCCTGTGAAGGACACTACGTACCCCCCCCTTGACGTTACCGTGGACGCGGTGTCCACCACCCTGGCGGTGGCCAAGGACCAGTCCTTGTCCTTCACTTTCGGCCGGACTGTCAAGACTAAGTTCAGCGAGTACGTGTTTGACAACGACGGCGTAAGCTACGGCCACGGCCTGGTGGCCACCTACAAGCCGGGCATTTTGGGGGCCACGCTCACGGGTGTGTACGCTTCCAAGCTTGGGGCTAACGGGGATAACCTCTATGCTCGGGGTGTGGGCCTGGCGCTTTCGCCGGTACAAGGCTTCTCCCTGAAGGGTGCCGTGGTGCAGCAAGGCGGTGATATCCTGGGCGGCGGTGTGGGGGCCACTACGGTTTACGGGGTGGGCGCCGATCTGGCCCTTGGCCCCGTGGCCCTTTCCGGCGAGTACTTCTCCTCGGATGCCGCGGCTAACGCCAACGGCTACTACGTGAAGGCCAAGGCGGAGCTGGGCCCGGTAGCGGTGGAGGGGAACTACCGGAGCATTGGGGCCGACGTGACGCCCGCCAACATGCTCTCCTACGATGCTCTCCCGGGTAACGCTGCCAATGCGGCTCCCTTCCATGCCGATCAGCAGGGTTACGGAGCTAGGGCTACCTTGTCCTTGGGCGCCATCAGCCTGGGTGGCTTCTACGACACCTACACTGGCACGGGGGCTCGCACTGCCTATGGGGCCGAGGCAGGCCTGAAGCTCTTTGCCGGCTTTAGCCTGAGCGGCTACTACCGGGTGGCCGATGCGGGGAACGATGGGACCCCGGATGACAGCGCTGACAAGGAAACCGCTGCCACGAGCAACTATGCATCCTCGGGTAGCGATTACACCCAGTACGGCGCCAAGCTTAGCCACGATGGCAAGGCGGAGGACGCCCTGATCAAGGGCTTGAACCTCACGGCCACTTACGATGTGCGGCCGCAGTTTGTTCCTGGGGCCAAGACGGATATCGCCGCGTATGGGGATTTCTCCCTTTCCTTGGGCATCCTGAAGGCCACGCTCCTTGGGCGCTACCACAGCCAGGATGTGAGCGGTGCCCCGGCAAGCAGCTACACCACGGTCAAGTACGGGGTGAAGGCCGAAACCGAGGCCCTGGCCATTCCCTTAAAGCCCAGCCTCTTTGGGGAGTACGCGGCCCGCACCACCACTGGGGGCACCGCCAACAATGCGGAAACCAAGTACGCCCTGGGCCTCAAGCTCAACGAGTTCCTCTTCCCCAACTCCAGCTTTGAGGCTAAGTACGGTTCCTACGCCGCCACGAACGTGAGCGCCATACTTGTGGGCAACGCGGAGAACGCTTGGGACCCCAGCGTGGACTTCCTCTACGACAAAAATGTGAACGTTGCTGGCGTTAACGGCAGCGTCACCGGCTTCTACCTGAGCTGGAGCTACTGGGACCTCGTCCTTTCCTACGCTGACTTCGTGGTGGACAATAACGGCAGCCCTGAGCACGGTCGCGGCTTCAAGATCAGCTACACCGTCAAGTTCTAA
- the uvrB gene encoding excinuclease ABC subunit UvrB: protein MPFRYRGPEPKGDQPKVIRELVEALRDGERFLTLLGATGTGKTVTVAKVIEALGRPALVLAPNKILAAQLAAEFRELFPENAVEYFISYYDYYQPEAYVPGKDLYIEKDASINPEIERLRHSTTRSLLTRRDVVVVASVSAIYGLGDPREYRERNLVVERGAHYPREALLERLLELGYQRNDIDLSPGRFRARGEVLEIFPAYETEPIRVELFGDEVERIFQVHPLTGERLRELPGFVLFPATHYLSPEGLEEILKEIENELWERVRHFEERGEVLYAQRLKERTLYDLEMLRVMGTCPGVENYARYFTGKAPGEPPYTLLDYFPEDFLVFLDESHVTVPQLQGMYRGDYVRKKTLVDYGFRLPSALDNRPLRFEEFLEKVPQVVFVSATPGPFELEHSGRIVEQIIRPTGLLDPLVVVKPTENQILDLMEEIRERAARGERTLVTVLTVRMAEELTAFLQEHGIRARYLHHELDAFERQALVRDLRLGHFDALVGINLLREGLDIPEVSLVAILDADKTGFLRSERSLIQTIGRAARNARGEVWLYADTVSEAMEKAIRETNRRRALQEAYNREHGIVPQTVRKEVRAIIRPEEYGEAPLEALEAEDLKERIAELELAMWQAAEALDFERAARLRDELRALEARLQGLPAPEALPGGRKRRRRR from the coding sequence ATGCCCTTCCGCTACCGGGGCCCAGAGCCCAAAGGGGACCAGCCCAAGGTCATCCGGGAGCTGGTGGAGGCCCTTAGGGATGGGGAAAGGTTCCTCACCCTCCTGGGGGCTACGGGCACGGGGAAGACGGTGACGGTGGCCAAGGTGATCGAGGCCCTGGGGAGGCCCGCCTTGGTCCTGGCCCCCAACAAGATCCTGGCGGCCCAGCTGGCGGCGGAGTTTAGGGAGCTATTCCCGGAAAACGCCGTGGAGTACTTCATCAGCTACTACGACTACTACCAGCCCGAGGCCTATGTGCCGGGGAAGGACCTCTACATTGAGAAGGATGCCAGCATCAACCCCGAGATTGAGCGCCTACGGCACTCCACCACCCGTAGCCTCCTCACCCGCAGGGATGTGGTGGTGGTGGCCTCGGTGTCCGCCATCTACGGCCTCGGGGACCCCCGGGAGTACCGCGAGCGGAACCTGGTGGTGGAAAGGGGGGCCCATTACCCCCGGGAGGCCCTTTTGGAGAGGCTTTTAGAGCTTGGGTACCAGCGGAACGACATCGACCTCTCCCCGGGCCGCTTCCGGGCCAGGGGGGAGGTGTTGGAGATCTTCCCCGCCTATGAGACCGAGCCCATCCGGGTGGAGCTTTTCGGGGACGAGGTGGAGCGCATCTTCCAGGTGCACCCCCTCACCGGGGAGAGGCTTAGGGAGCTTCCCGGGTTCGTGCTCTTCCCCGCCACCCACTACCTTTCCCCGGAAGGCCTGGAGGAAATCCTAAAGGAGATTGAGAACGAGCTATGGGAAAGGGTCCGCCACTTTGAGGAAAGGGGGGAGGTGCTCTACGCCCAGCGCCTTAAGGAGCGCACCCTTTACGACCTGGAGATGCTCAGGGTCATGGGCACCTGCCCCGGGGTGGAGAACTACGCCCGCTACTTCACCGGCAAGGCCCCGGGGGAGCCTCCCTACACCCTCCTGGACTACTTCCCCGAGGACTTCCTGGTTTTCCTGGACGAGTCCCACGTGACCGTGCCCCAGCTTCAGGGCATGTACCGGGGGGACTATGTGCGCAAGAAGACCCTGGTGGACTATGGCTTCCGCCTGCCCAGCGCCCTGGACAACCGCCCCTTGCGCTTTGAGGAGTTCTTGGAGAAGGTGCCCCAGGTGGTCTTCGTCTCCGCCACCCCGGGGCCTTTTGAGCTGGAACATTCGGGGCGCATCGTGGAGCAGATCATCCGCCCCACGGGGCTTTTAGACCCTTTGGTGGTGGTGAAGCCCACGGAGAACCAGATCCTGGACCTCATGGAGGAGATCCGGGAGCGGGCGGCAAGGGGGGAGCGCACCCTGGTCACCGTCTTGACGGTGCGCATGGCGGAGGAACTAACCGCCTTTCTTCAGGAGCACGGGATAAGGGCCCGCTACCTGCACCACGAGCTGGACGCCTTTGAGCGCCAGGCCTTGGTGCGGGACCTGCGCCTTGGGCACTTTGACGCCCTGGTGGGCATCAACCTCCTGAGGGAGGGGCTGGACATCCCCGAGGTCTCCCTGGTGGCCATCCTGGACGCCGACAAGACGGGCTTCTTAAGGAGCGAGCGGAGCCTCATCCAGACCATCGGCCGGGCGGCCAGGAACGCCAGGGGGGAGGTCTGGCTCTATGCGGACACGGTTTCCGAGGCCATGGAGAAGGCCATCCGGGAGACCAACCGGAGGAGGGCCCTGCAGGAGGCCTACAACCGGGAGCACGGCATCGTCCCCCAAACGGTGCGCAAGGAGGTTAGGGCCATCATCCGCCCCGAGGAGTATGGGGAGGCGCCCTTGGAGGCCCTGGAGGCGGAGGACCTGAAGGAAAGGATCGCCGAGTTGGAGCTAGCCATGTGGCAGGCGGCGGAGGCCTTGGACTTTGAGCGGGCGGCGAGGCTTAGGGATGAGCTACGGGCCCTCGAGGCCCGCCTTCAGGGCCTTCCTGCCCCAGAAGCCCTTCCGGGAGGCCGGAAGCGGCGGAGAAGGCGCTAG
- a CDS encoding E3 binding domain-containing protein: protein MAEPKITPLARRLAEENGIDWRRLQGTGPDGTIVERDILAFLAKVMAGEVELPPMPEEAPPLPPEEELKRVQEVLDREGVDLEDVLPTPPKAPTLAVEEVAEEELDLEPALLDDLELDLEEDLLLAEEPSPAPVEEEAPFLPEDQGEEALLKPLEEAEEELEDLLLRGEEEAPPLEPLEALEELEEAPSQEPTLAQAKEEDLLPPGPPPAPGEEAKPPEPTLAAAIPPPIPAPGLPTSPTPSLRVYRLPFPPEGLRQALQAFQRVHGVPENPLPFLLKAAERALSELELPLRPLLGKVEGERVLGLRPLGSFLALFRQEEGEAGEGLLCFAGEEEVHTGQPSLFLSPEGLLAASGLEAPIARKLLERVALYLENPVLLL, encoded by the coding sequence ATGGCCGAACCCAAGATCACGCCCCTGGCCCGGCGTCTGGCCGAGGAGAACGGCATAGACTGGCGCAGGCTTCAGGGCACTGGTCCCGATGGCACCATCGTGGAGCGGGACATCCTGGCCTTCCTGGCCAAGGTGATGGCCGGGGAGGTGGAGTTGCCCCCCATGCCGGAAGAGGCCCCGCCCCTGCCCCCGGAAGAGGAGCTCAAGCGGGTCCAGGAAGTCCTGGACCGGGAAGGGGTGGACCTGGAGGACGTCCTCCCCACCCCACCCAAGGCCCCCACCCTGGCGGTGGAGGAGGTGGCCGAGGAGGAGCTGGACCTGGAGCCCGCCCTTCTGGATGACCTGGAGCTAGACCTGGAAGAGGATCTCCTCCTGGCCGAGGAACCCAGCCCTGCCCCCGTGGAGGAGGAGGCCCCCTTCCTCCCCGAAGACCAAGGGGAGGAAGCCCTCCTAAAGCCCCTCGAGGAGGCGGAAGAGGAGCTGGAAGACCTGCTTCTTAGGGGCGAGGAGGAAGCCCCTCCCCTAGAGCCCCTGGAGGCCCTGGAAGAGCTGGAGGAAGCGCCCTCCCAGGAGCCCACCCTCGCCCAGGCCAAAGAGGAGGACCTCCTTCCCCCCGGGCCTCCCCCGGCCCCAGGGGAGGAGGCCAAGCCCCCAGAACCCACCTTGGCCGCGGCCATCCCCCCACCTATCCCAGCTCCAGGCCTCCCCACCTCCCCCACGCCTTCCCTCCGGGTGTACCGCCTGCCCTTCCCTCCCGAGGGGCTTAGGCAAGCCCTTCAGGCCTTCCAGAGGGTCCACGGGGTTCCCGAAAACCCCCTGCCCTTCCTCCTCAAGGCGGCGGAACGGGCCCTATCCGAGCTGGAGCTACCCCTTAGGCCCCTCCTTGGCAAGGTGGAGGGGGAAAGGGTCTTGGGGCTAAGGCCACTGGGGAGCTTCCTGGCCCTCTTCCGCCAGGAGGAGGGGGAGGCAGGGGAGGGGCTTCTCTGCTTCGCGGGGGAGGAGGAGGTGCACACCGGCCAGCCAAGCCTCTTCCTTTCCCCAGAAGGCCTCCTGGCGGCCTCGGGCCTCGAGGCCCCCATCGCCCGGAAGCTCTTGGAACGGGTGGCCCTCTACCTGGAAAACCCCGTGCTCCTCCTCTAG
- a CDS encoding aminopeptidase: MEAAFAQLLVEYCLEAQEGEAILVEAEVPALPLLPHLKRAFLKRGAYPLFRIGYPGEGRDFLLHGGAWLERIPEVERALYEKADKFLRILSAENPLEGASLDPRLALKHQRAWQPLAELRLKKPWALTLYPTVGYAVGAGMGTEEFREYLKRALFLDREDPVAAWKALARFQEALIQRLAQGEELRILAPGTDLRLSVAGRRWINSDGRRNMPSGEVFTGPLEDSAEGEVRFNLPAYVGGRRVEGVYLRFRRGEVVEARAEVGEAYLRAALATDEGARRLGEVGIGTNLGLTRPTGLILLDEKMGGTVHLALGRSYPETGGKNQSALHWDLVLSLGEGSLLLDGKPVVEKGRFLGIPEPHPLAP, translated from the coding sequence GTGGAAGCTGCGTTCGCCCAACTCCTGGTGGAGTACTGCCTCGAGGCCCAGGAAGGGGAGGCCATTTTGGTGGAGGCGGAGGTTCCGGCCTTGCCCCTTCTGCCCCATTTGAAGAGGGCCTTCCTGAAGCGGGGGGCCTACCCTCTTTTCCGCATCGGCTACCCGGGGGAGGGGCGGGATTTCCTCCTCCACGGGGGGGCTTGGCTGGAGCGGATACCGGAGGTGGAGCGCGCTCTTTATGAGAAGGCGGACAAGTTCCTGCGCATCCTTTCCGCGGAAAACCCCTTGGAGGGAGCCTCCCTGGACCCCAGGCTTGCCCTCAAGCACCAGCGGGCCTGGCAGCCCCTTGCCGAGCTCCGCTTAAAAAAGCCCTGGGCCCTCACCCTCTACCCCACGGTGGGCTACGCGGTGGGGGCGGGGATGGGTACGGAGGAGTTCCGGGAGTACTTGAAAAGGGCCTTGTTCCTGGACCGGGAAGACCCCGTTGCCGCTTGGAAAGCCCTTGCCCGCTTCCAAGAGGCCTTAATCCAGAGGCTTGCCCAAGGAGAGGAGCTTCGCATCCTGGCCCCGGGAACGGACCTAAGGCTTTCTGTGGCAGGCAGGCGATGGATCAACTCCGATGGCCGGCGCAACATGCCCTCGGGGGAGGTGTTTACCGGCCCCCTGGAGGACTCCGCCGAGGGGGAGGTGCGCTTTAACCTGCCCGCCTACGTGGGGGGAAGGCGGGTGGAAGGGGTCTACCTGCGCTTCCGGAGGGGCGAGGTGGTGGAGGCCCGGGCGGAGGTGGGGGAAGCGTACCTGCGGGCGGCCCTGGCCACGGATGAGGGGGCCAGGCGGCTTGGCGAGGTGGGGATCGGCACCAACCTCGGCCTCACCCGGCCCACGGGCCTCATCCTCCTGGACGAAAAGATGGGAGGCACCGTGCACCTGGCCCTGGGGCGGAGCTACCCGGAAACGGGCGGGAAGAACCAAAGCGCCCTCCACTGGGACCTGGTGCTTTCTTTGGGGGAAGGAAGCCTTCTTTTGGACGGAAAACCCGTGGTGGAAAAGGGGCGCTTCCTGGGAATCCCCGAGCCCCATCCCCTGGCCCCCTAG
- a CDS encoding ABC transporter permease translates to MLRLVVFELFKLFRLRSVGLGLLAAFLLPFLWALAPGLKEVYGLVLASGWQVVSLSLLAGMEFLFPFLVVMAASESLGSEISQGTLKSLLLRPLPRTALLLAKLLAVLLYPFALLGASFLGSLMAGLPHGLGGFYGGTGLGQGGFAGTGFLSAQQALGELLHAHLLAGMVLLPLAALALLYATVFLSTTASALAAVATLLLMRLLVAFPALTPFLLTTYLDLHLRPQAAGLGLPLLFIYTLGFAFLAALVFERKDL, encoded by the coding sequence ATGCTTAGGCTTGTGGTCTTTGAACTCTTTAAGCTCTTCCGCCTGCGCTCTGTAGGGCTTGGCCTTTTGGCCGCTTTCCTCCTCCCCTTCCTCTGGGCCTTAGCTCCAGGGCTTAAGGAGGTCTATGGCCTGGTCCTGGCCTCGGGCTGGCAGGTGGTCTCCCTAAGCCTCCTGGCGGGGATGGAGTTCCTCTTTCCCTTCTTGGTGGTCATGGCCGCCAGCGAATCCTTGGGTAGCGAGATAAGCCAGGGTACCCTAAAAAGCCTTCTCCTAAGGCCCCTGCCCCGGACCGCCCTGCTCCTGGCCAAGCTCCTGGCGGTACTCCTCTACCCCTTTGCCCTCCTCGGCGCAAGCTTCCTGGGAAGCCTCATGGCGGGCCTACCCCATGGGCTAGGTGGCTTCTATGGGGGCACGGGGCTCGGACAAGGGGGGTTTGCCGGCACGGGCTTCCTGAGCGCCCAGCAGGCCCTAGGCGAGCTCCTCCACGCCCATCTTTTGGCGGGGATGGTCCTATTGCCCCTCGCTGCCTTGGCCCTCCTTTACGCCACGGTTTTCCTCTCCACCACGGCCAGCGCCTTGGCGGCGGTGGCCACGCTTCTTCTCATGCGGCTTCTGGTGGCCTTCCCCGCCCTTACCCCCTTTCTCCTCACCACCTACCTGGACCTGCATCTGAGGCCCCAGGCCGCAGGGCTCGGCCTTCCCCTCCTCTTTATCTACACCCTGGGCTTTGCCTTTCTGGCCGCTTTGGTCTTCGAACGCAAGGACCTCTAG
- a CDS encoding ABC transporter ATP-binding protein, whose protein sequence is MDALRLEGLGKRYGRKPILENISLAVRPGEVYALAGPNGSGKTTLIRLVAGLAFPSQGRAYLLGEDVHQNPRARRHLGAVVEAPAAFYPYLTGRENLRMQAYLAGIKDEGRISEVLARLRLLAVADQKVGSYSLGQRQRLGLAAAILHHPKVLVLDEPTSGLDPEGVELVHGLLEELAQEGVAVLLSTHHLQEVSRYAHKVGILGGGRLLDEVRLEGREVFRLEAEPLEGALALLRTLPGITHPRLQGRAILFEGNPEEALRALLREGYRVKALHPQGFDLMTYYQERVKHA, encoded by the coding sequence ATGGATGCCCTAAGGCTAGAGGGCTTGGGCAAACGCTACGGGAGGAAGCCCATCCTGGAAAACATAAGCCTAGCCGTGCGCCCCGGGGAGGTCTATGCCCTAGCAGGGCCCAACGGCTCGGGAAAGACCACCTTGATCCGCCTGGTTGCGGGCCTGGCCTTTCCCAGCCAGGGCCGGGCCTACCTTCTGGGGGAGGACGTGCACCAAAACCCCAGGGCCCGGCGCCACCTGGGGGCAGTGGTGGAAGCGCCAGCGGCCTTCTACCCCTACCTCACGGGCCGGGAGAACCTGAGGATGCAGGCGTACTTGGCAGGGATTAAGGACGAAGGCCGCATCAGCGAGGTGCTGGCCCGGCTTAGGCTGCTGGCCGTGGCCGACCAGAAGGTGGGTAGCTACTCCCTAGGCCAGAGGCAGCGCTTGGGCCTGGCGGCGGCCATCCTGCACCACCCCAAGGTATTGGTCCTGGATGAACCCACCAGCGGCCTGGACCCCGAAGGGGTGGAGCTGGTCCATGGCCTCCTCGAGGAGCTAGCCCAGGAAGGAGTGGCGGTCCTTCTCTCCACCCACCACCTGCAGGAGGTAAGCCGCTACGCCCACAAGGTGGGCATCCTGGGCGGGGGCAGGCTCTTGGACGAGGTGCGCCTCGAGGGGCGGGAGGTCTTTCGCTTGGAGGCCGAGCCCTTGGAGGGTGCCCTGGCCCTCCTCAGGACCCTGCCTGGGATTACCCATCCCCGCCTGCAAGGAAGGGCCATTCTCTTTGAGGGGAACCCGGAGGAAGCCCTTAGGGCCCTCCTCCGGGAAGGCTACCGGGTCAAGGCCTTACACCCTCAGGGGTTTGACCTGATGACCTACTACCAAGAGAGGGTGAAGCATGCTTAG